In the Telopea speciosissima isolate NSW1024214 ecotype Mountain lineage chromosome 2, Tspe_v1, whole genome shotgun sequence genome, one interval contains:
- the LOC122650560 gene encoding LOW QUALITY PROTEIN: peroxisomal membrane protein 11A-like (The sequence of the model RefSeq protein was modified relative to this genomic sequence to represent the inferred CDS: substituted 2 bases at 2 genomic stop codons) — MESNAHPLQNPKTNSVKSSKERDFLNHLEAYLAKRDGVDKLLKIFRFASKIILVSSVLPETLPLSRRLKSFESSVSVSRKAFGLGKFVQDLNALRNLNFDSNEELILSVLAYGGETLYYFIEQFDWLAKVDLIDSKHLSRLXKISSXAEFIEYFGSITLKTRDLKKIDEEEGRLKYRIEIAALRGEGYSKEATEMQKLEPKRLMKKLLIVQDFADGLMAFSDMRHGKGFLLSPLLLAFVGSLSAFISTHKIGCRVKLVGHSLLQARLHWNYLIRCFHFSYF; from the coding sequence ATGGAATCAAATGCTCATCcattacaaaacccaaaaaccaatTCCGTGAAATCATCGAAAGAGAGAGATTTCCTGAATCATCTCGAAGCCTACCTCGCCAAGAGAGATGGCGTCGACAAGCTCCTCAAGATCTTTCGATTCGCATCCAAGATCATCCTCGTTTCCTCGGTGCTCCCCGAAACCCTCCCTCTAAGCCGTCGTCTCAAGAGCTTCGAATCGAGTGTCAGCGTTAGCCGTAAAGCCTTTGGATTAGGTAAATTCGTTCAGGATTTGAACGCTCTGAGGAACTTGAATTTCGATTCTAATGAAGAGTTAATCCTTTCCGTCCTCGCTTACGGGGGTGAGACTCTGTATTACTTCATCGAGCAGTTTGATTGGTTGGCCAAAGTGGATCTGATCGACAGTAAGCACTTGTCAAGGCTATAGAAAATTAGCTCTTGAGCGGAGTTCATCGAGTATTTCGGTAGTATTACTTTGAAAACTAGGGATCTGAAGAAGATTGATGAGGAAGAAGGTCGACTAAAATATAGGATCGAGATTGCGGCATTGAGAGGTGAAGGGTATAGCAAGGAAGCGACAGAGATGCAAAAACTAGAACCTAAGAGATTGATGAAGAAGCTATTGATTGTTCAAGATTTTGCGGATGGATTGATGGCGTTCTCAGATATGCGGCACGGAAAGGGGTTTCTTTTGAGTCCACTTCTGTTAGCTTTTGTAGGGTCTCTTTCAGCTTTCATTAGTACTCACAAGATTGGTTGTCGTGTTAAACTGGTTGGCCATTCGCTGCTTCAGGCACGACTGCACTGGAACTACCTAATTCgttgttttcatttttcttatttttga
- the LOC122650561 gene encoding transcription factor MYB1-like codes for MDRQLALRKGTWTKEEDHLLRQCIEKYGEGKWRQIPLRAGLRRCRKSCRLRWLNYLRPNIKRGELTQDEVDLLLRLHKLLGNRWSLIAGRLPGRTANDIKNYWNTHFTGKTPASKQEVMEARSPVSKKVEVIKPRPWTFPKSSPWLLGRRLSTSTSPDLSAINAGTTSNSRETCPILLSIQGDTRVEQESDSLDKELEKGKTGCISECAEDLIRSLWVEDLQPMIEVGNETSLEEGSIGWNDDFFSDFNFWDTLLVEEELV; via the exons ATGGATAGGCAGTTGGCACTGAGAAAAGGTACTTGGACTAAAGAAGAAGATCATCTTCTACGCCAATGCATTGAGAAGTATGGAGAAGGAAAGTGGCGCCAAATTCCCCTTAGAGCAG GTCTAAGAAGATGCCGAAAGAGCTGCAGGTTGAGATGGTTAAACTATCTCCGCCCCAATATCAAAAGAGGAGAGTTGACACAAGATGAAGTTGACCTCCTCCTCAGGCTTCACAAGCTCTTAGGCAACAG ATGGTCCTTAATCGCTGGTAGGCTTCCGGGAAGGACGGCCAACGATATCAAGAATTACTGGAACACTCATTTCACCGGAAAGACACCTGCTTCGAAACAGGAAGTGATGGAAGCCAGAAGTCCTGTAAGCAAGAAAGTCGAAGTCATAAAGCCTCGGCCATGGACCTTCCCCAAAAGTTCACCTTGGCTGTTGGGAAGAAGATTATCTACTTCAACCTCGCCTGACTTATCTGCTATTAATGCAGGTACTACTAGTAATTCAAGAGAAACATGTCCTATTCTCCTTAGTATTCAAGGGGACACTAGGGTAGAACAGGAAAGCGACTCTTTAGATAAAGAATTGGAGAAAGGCAAGACAGGCTGTATTAGTGAATGTGCAGAAGATCTGATTAGAAGTCTCTGGGTTGAAGATTTGCAGCCAATGATAGAAGTTGGAAACGAAACTTCTTTGGAAGAAGGTAGCATAGGTTGGAATGATGACTTCTTTTCGGATTTCAACTTTTGGGATACACTGTTAGTTGAAGAGGAACTTGTTTAA